Genomic DNA from Gaiellales bacterium:
CCAGACGATCCTCTACGAGAGCGTCATCACCGCCATCATCGGCGGCATCCTCGGCATCGTCATCGGCATCGTGCTGGCCTGGGTGGTCTCGCTCGGCTTCCGCTCGTCGGGCATCGTGTTCGCGATCCCGTACGGCCAGGTGATCGTCTCGCTGATCGTGGCCGCGATCGCGGGCGCCGTCGCCGCCGCCTTCCCGGCCCGCCGCGCCGCCCGCCTGAACGTGCTCGACGCGCTGCAGTACGAGTAGCCCGCGCGCACCAGGCGGGGTCAGACCCCTTTTGGTGCGCCCGTGACCGCCTCGTGGGCGTCCTCGATCACGCCCGCCAGCTCGTCCCAGTCGAGCCCGCAGTCGAGCCGCACGCCGATCCAGCCCCGATGGCCCACGTACGGCGGCACGAAGTAGCGCTCGGGGTCGGCGTCCACCACGGCTGCCTGCACGCCCGCGGCGGCGGCACACCAGAGCGCCAGCCGGCCATCCCGGTGGTGGTTGTCCATGAACATCACGAACGACCGCTTCGCGGCGAAGAAGGTGGGGGAGCCATGGCTGGGCCGCTCCGTGGCAGCCGGCAGCGCGAGGCAGATCGCGCGCACCCGCTCGATCGCGGTG
This window encodes:
- a CDS encoding MmcQ/YjbR family DNA-binding protein: MPPYERPPSLDDGTAIERVRAICLALPAATERPSHGSPTFFAAKRSFVMFMDNHHRDGRLALWCAAAAGVQAAVVDADPERYFVPPYVGHRGWIGVRLDCGLDWDELAGVIEDAHEAVTGAPKGV